In Lytechinus variegatus isolate NC3 chromosome 18, Lvar_3.0, whole genome shotgun sequence, a single genomic region encodes these proteins:
- the LOC121431795 gene encoding marginal zone B- and B1-cell-specific protein-like, with protein MKANRLICLTILLSFCLMSAHVVYAQEEEEEGTLPLKRGPRKGFEREEEEEFEDDFIDEEEEEEEEEAPPRPPGESLGTINFSTPDLDDEEHHSPHLPSSLKCDACHILTHMMTERLDKANEKRPSLKKKLPESEIIDIFEELCSDEFNNVGVKEINGKKRLSGPGSKIQDTPGIMQGGGKWPFRMLQMCQGYLGDYEEEELYGFYLKGKLDKRLCYGPDGVCTKKKDEGKKKGKGKDKKIKKKKTEL; from the exons ATGAAGGCGAATCGTTTAATTTGTTTGACAATTTTACTCTCATTCTGTTTGATGAGTGCACACGTTGTTTATGCacaagaagaagaggaagaaggaacCTTACCACTGAAAAGAGGGCCTAGAAAAGGATttgaaagagaggaagaagaagagttTGAGGATGACTTTatagatgaagaagaagaggaggaggaggaagaagctCCTCCCAGACCACCAGGTGAAAGTCTTGGAACCATTAATTTCTCAACTCCTGACCTAGATGATGAGGAACATCATTCCCCTCATCTACCTTCGTCTTTGAAATGTGATGCCTGTCATATTCTCACTCATATG ATGACAGAACGCTTGGACAAAGCGAATGAGAAAAGACCATCTTTGAAGAAGAAACTACCGGAATCTGAAATCATTGATATCTTTGAAGAGCTGTGCTCTGATGAGTTTAACAA TGTTGGAGTGAAGGAAATCAATGGTAAGAAGCGTCTGTCTGGACCTGGATCTAAGATTCAAGATACACCAGGTATCATGCAAGGAGGAGGCAAATGGCCTTTCAG AATGTTGCAGATGTGTCAGGGTTATCTTGGTGACTACGAGGAGGAGGAGCTGTATGGATTCTACTTGAAAGGAAAGCTTGATAAGAGACTATGCTACGGACCAGACGGAGTCTGCACCAAGAAGAAGgatgaaggaaagaagaagggCAAAGGAAAAGAcaagaagataaagaagaagaagactgaaTTATAG